Proteins encoded by one window of Nitrincola iocasae:
- the leuA gene encoding 2-isopropylmalate synthase: MFDHRKYRAFTPIRLTDRTWPDQQITQAPHWCSVDLRDGNQALINPMNVDQKTRMFALLVKLGFKEIEVGFPSASQPDFDFVRKLITEELIPADVTIQVLTQAREDLIARSYEALEGAKQAIVHVYNSTSQVQREQVFGLDRDGIKAIAVQGARWVRDYATRYPQTDWAFQYSPESFTGTELDYAVEVCDAVIAEWQPENGRKVIINLPATVEMSTPNVFADQIEYFCRHLQQRDRVIISLHTHNDRGCGVAAAELGIMAGADRIEGTLLGNGERTGNMDIVTLGMNLYSQGVDPELDFSNIKEIIAVVEYCTELPVAARHPWAGELVYTAFSGSHQDAIRKSINYHEQHQLPHWEVAYLPIDPRDIGREYEAVVRINSQSGKGGVALVLERDYGIILPKWMHSEISRVVQKASEQTGAEITSLQIRSLFEECFNTTQADWALLDYDLHTEQGVVKGSFKVAEHLPSLQGQGSGAVDALVNALEKRFGVGIEILQFDERALTEGTHAQAQACVALKVDEVSYAAVTVAEDTSAATLQAVLNAFARSRSAVAIEKKIA; this comes from the coding sequence ATGTTTGATCATCGCAAATACCGAGCGTTTACACCGATTCGCTTAACCGATCGCACCTGGCCAGATCAGCAGATCACCCAGGCACCTCACTGGTGCAGTGTTGATCTACGCGACGGTAATCAGGCACTGATCAATCCAATGAATGTGGATCAGAAGACACGTATGTTTGCCCTGCTGGTCAAACTGGGCTTTAAAGAAATTGAAGTCGGCTTTCCATCGGCATCACAGCCAGATTTTGATTTTGTGCGCAAGCTGATTACTGAAGAGCTGATTCCTGCTGATGTGACCATTCAGGTTCTGACTCAGGCCCGTGAAGACCTGATCGCACGTTCCTATGAAGCTCTGGAAGGTGCGAAACAGGCGATAGTGCATGTGTACAACTCAACCTCCCAGGTACAGCGTGAACAGGTCTTTGGCCTGGACCGTGACGGCATCAAGGCAATAGCGGTTCAGGGTGCGCGCTGGGTACGCGACTATGCCACCAGGTATCCGCAAACCGACTGGGCCTTCCAGTATTCACCCGAGAGTTTTACCGGTACTGAGCTGGATTACGCCGTTGAGGTTTGTGATGCGGTAATCGCTGAGTGGCAACCGGAAAATGGACGCAAGGTGATTATCAACCTGCCCGCCACAGTGGAAATGTCGACGCCCAATGTGTTTGCAGACCAGATAGAGTATTTCTGTCGCCATCTGCAACAGCGCGATCGGGTGATCATCAGCCTGCACACCCACAACGACCGTGGCTGTGGCGTGGCTGCAGCAGAGCTGGGCATTATGGCCGGTGCTGACAGAATTGAGGGTACTTTGCTGGGCAATGGTGAGCGCACCGGTAATATGGATATCGTTACCCTGGGGATGAACCTTTATTCTCAAGGTGTCGATCCGGAATTGGATTTTTCCAATATCAAAGAGATTATCGCGGTAGTGGAATACTGCACCGAGCTGCCAGTAGCCGCGCGCCACCCCTGGGCTGGCGAGCTGGTGTATACCGCCTTTTCCGGTAGCCATCAGGATGCCATTCGCAAGTCCATCAACTACCACGAACAGCATCAGTTACCCCATTGGGAGGTGGCGTACCTGCCCATCGATCCACGTGATATCGGACGTGAGTACGAAGCGGTGGTACGCATCAACAGCCAGAGTGGCAAAGGCGGTGTGGCGCTGGTACTGGAGCGGGATTACGGCATCATCTTACCGAAATGGATGCACAGCGAAATCAGCCGCGTGGTGCAAAAAGCCTCGGAACAGACCGGCGCCGAAATCACCTCACTGCAGATCAGATCACTGTTTGAAGAGTGCTTCAATACCACCCAGGCTGACTGGGCCCTGCTCGACTATGACCTGCATACTGAACAGGGTGTGGTTAAAGGCAGCTTTAAAGTGGCCGAACACTTGCCCAGCCTTCAGGGACAGGGTAGCGGCGCCGTGGATGCCCTGGTGAACGCACTGGAAAAACGTTTCGGTGTTGGCATCGAGATACTGCAGTTCGATGAACGTGCTCTGACCGAGGGCACCCACGCCCAGGCGCAGGCCTGTGTGGCACTGAAGGTTGACGAGGTGAGCTATGCTGCCGTGACAGTGGCAGAGGATACCTCGGCGGCAACACTCCAGGCGGTCTTAAATGCATTTGCCCGCAGCCGATCCGCTGTGGCCATAGAAAAAAAGATTGCCTAG
- a CDS encoding Lrp/AsnC family transcriptional regulator — MYVELDRFDIKILQQLQVDASISNQDLADRIGLTAAPCSRRVKQLLDTGVIERQVVRVNERKVGLNLIAMLHIIMDKHIPERFEAFEAAIADIPEVMECYLITGHDADYQLKVAVADMDSYHDILLGKITRITGVSGVKSSFIMRKVVDTTAVPLHYIR; from the coding sequence ATGTATGTTGAATTGGATCGTTTTGATATAAAAATATTGCAGCAGTTGCAGGTGGATGCGTCCATCTCCAATCAGGATCTGGCTGACCGGATCGGTCTGACCGCCGCGCCCTGTTCCCGGCGGGTGAAGCAACTGCTGGATACCGGTGTGATCGAGCGGCAGGTGGTGCGGGTGAACGAGCGTAAAGTAGGTTTAAACCTGATTGCCATGTTGCACATCATTATGGACAAGCATATCCCTGAGCGTTTCGAAGCCTTTGAAGCCGCCATTGCCGATATTCCCGAGGTGATGGAATGCTACCTGATCACCGGCCATGATGCTGACTACCAGCTCAAAGTCGCTGTTGCCGATATGGACAGCTACCACGACATCTTGCTGGGTAAAATCACTCGTATTACCGGGGTGAGTGGGGTGAAGTCATCCTTTATAATGCGTAAGGTGGTCGATACTACGGCGGTGCCGTTGCATTATATTCGGTAG
- a CDS encoding sterol desaturase family protein: MSDFILANEPAIRILGFVSVLSLMAVWETLATRRHQTIKRLLRWPANLAIVVLGTLAIRLLFPLAAVGAAIYASEQGWGLLNLVSIPGWVTVVLAIIALDLAIYFQHRIFHAVPWFWRLHRMHHADLEFDVTTGLRFHPLEIVLSMAIKMAVVVLVGAPALAVVVFEVLLNASSLFNHGNVRLPQRVDRWLRLLLVTPDMHRVHHSAIQRETDSNFGFSVSWWDRLFGTYRAQPEKGHLGMTIGIEDFRTERDLRLDQMLIQPFRRTKKWVRHSE, translated from the coding sequence ATGTCTGATTTCATCCTGGCCAATGAGCCGGCTATCCGCATTCTGGGTTTTGTCTCGGTACTGAGTCTGATGGCGGTTTGGGAGACTCTTGCTACCCGACGTCACCAAACCATTAAACGTCTGCTGCGCTGGCCCGCCAATCTCGCCATCGTGGTTCTGGGTACCCTGGCTATTCGTCTGCTGTTTCCCCTGGCCGCTGTAGGCGCGGCGATCTATGCGTCCGAGCAGGGGTGGGGGCTGCTGAATCTGGTTTCAATACCAGGCTGGGTAACAGTGGTTCTCGCTATTATCGCTCTGGACCTGGCCATCTATTTTCAGCATCGGATATTTCATGCCGTTCCCTGGTTCTGGCGATTGCATCGCATGCATCACGCGGATCTGGAATTCGATGTAACCACCGGCTTGCGCTTTCATCCGCTTGAGATTGTGCTGTCCATGGCCATCAAAATGGCGGTTGTTGTGCTTGTTGGTGCCCCAGCATTGGCCGTGGTGGTATTCGAGGTACTACTGAATGCGTCGTCACTGTTTAATCACGGCAATGTTCGTCTTCCACAGAGGGTTGATCGCTGGTTAAGACTGCTTCTGGTGACCCCGGATATGCACCGGGTGCATCACTCTGCCATTCAGCGTGAAACCGACAGTAACTTCGGCTTTAGCGTATCCTGGTGGGACCGACTCTTTGGAACCTACCGCGCTCAGCCTGAAAAGGGGCATCTGGGCATGACCATCGGCATTGAGGATTTCCGGACGGAACGCGATTTGCGGCTGGACCAGATGCTGATACAGCCGTTCCGTCGCACCAAAAAATGGGTCAGACACAGCGAGTAG
- the thrS gene encoding threonine--tRNA ligase, with product MPVITLPDGSSRQFDHPVSVFDVAADIGAGLAKAALAGKVNGELVDTSYTIDTDVELAIVTARDEEGVDIIRHSCAHLMAMAVQDLFPGAQVTIGPVIDNGFYYDFAYERPFTPEDLEKIEARMHALSKQNLPVERSLMSRDEAVALFEEMGESYKVEIISDIPSDQPLSFYKQGDFIDLCRGPHVPSTGHIKVFKLMKVAGAYWRGNSDNEMLQRIYGTAWGDKKDLKDYLFRLEEAEKRDHRKLGKSLHLFHMQEEAPGMVFWHPHGWTVYQQIEQYMRAKQIRHGYQEIKTPMVVERTLWEKSGHWDKFHEEMFTTHSESRDFAIKPMNCPCHVQVFNQGLRSYRDLPLRLAEFGSCHRNEPSGALHGIMRVRGFVQDDAHIFCAENTIQKEVADFINFLHEVYNDFGFTNVIYKLSTRPEKRVGSDESWDKAEKALADALDAAGLDWEELPGEGAFYGPKIEFSLKDCLGRVWQCGTIQVDFSMPGRLGAQFVNEVGDREVPVMLHRAILGSFERFIGILIEHYAGALPVWLSPVQAVLLNITDKQADFCQKVNEKLQEAGIRSQIDLRNEKIGFKIREHTLQKVPYLLVVGDKEVESGTVAVRTRSGQDLGSLPVDDLIELLKSDISRKSAQE from the coding sequence ATGCCCGTAATTACGCTCCCGGACGGCAGTTCACGCCAGTTCGATCACCCTGTTTCTGTATTTGATGTCGCCGCCGATATCGGCGCGGGTCTGGCTAAAGCCGCCCTGGCCGGTAAGGTTAATGGCGAGCTGGTTGATACCAGTTACACTATCGATACAGATGTTGAATTGGCAATCGTGACGGCACGAGACGAAGAAGGCGTGGATATTATCCGCCATTCGTGTGCCCACCTGATGGCCATGGCTGTGCAGGATCTGTTTCCGGGTGCACAGGTCACCATCGGGCCGGTGATCGACAACGGTTTTTACTATGACTTTGCCTATGAGCGCCCGTTCACACCGGAAGATCTGGAGAAGATCGAAGCGCGCATGCATGCACTGTCCAAGCAGAATTTGCCGGTCGAGCGTTCGTTGATGAGTCGTGATGAAGCGGTTGCGTTGTTCGAAGAGATGGGCGAGTCCTACAAGGTTGAGATCATTAGTGATATCCCTTCCGACCAGCCACTGTCCTTCTACAAGCAGGGTGATTTTATCGACCTGTGCCGTGGCCCGCACGTGCCTTCAACCGGTCATATCAAAGTCTTCAAGCTGATGAAGGTGGCCGGTGCCTACTGGCGTGGCAATTCTGATAATGAAATGCTGCAGCGTATCTATGGTACCGCCTGGGGCGATAAAAAAGATCTGAAAGACTATCTGTTCCGCCTGGAAGAAGCCGAGAAGCGTGACCACCGTAAACTGGGTAAGTCCCTACACCTGTTCCACATGCAGGAAGAAGCACCGGGTATGGTGTTCTGGCATCCGCATGGCTGGACAGTGTATCAGCAGATTGAACAGTATATGCGTGCCAAGCAGATCAGGCATGGTTACCAGGAAATCAAAACTCCGATGGTGGTTGAGCGTACCTTGTGGGAGAAGTCCGGACACTGGGACAAATTCCACGAAGAGATGTTTACCACCCATTCGGAAAGTCGCGACTTTGCCATCAAGCCAATGAACTGCCCTTGTCATGTGCAGGTGTTCAACCAGGGGCTGCGTTCTTATCGCGATCTGCCGCTGCGTCTGGCTGAGTTCGGTTCCTGTCATCGTAATGAGCCTTCTGGTGCGTTGCACGGTATTATGCGTGTACGTGGCTTTGTCCAGGATGATGCACATATTTTCTGTGCCGAAAACACGATTCAGAAAGAAGTGGCTGACTTCATCAATTTTCTGCATGAAGTCTATAATGATTTTGGCTTTACCAACGTCATTTATAAACTGTCGACACGTCCGGAAAAACGCGTCGGTTCGGATGAGAGCTGGGATAAAGCCGAGAAAGCCCTGGCAGATGCACTCGATGCAGCTGGACTGGATTGGGAAGAGTTGCCGGGTGAAGGTGCCTTTTATGGCCCGAAAATCGAATTCTCGCTCAAAGATTGCCTGGGACGTGTATGGCAATGTGGCACGATTCAGGTGGATTTCTCCATGCCAGGTCGTCTGGGAGCACAATTTGTTAACGAAGTAGGTGATAGAGAAGTGCCTGTCATGCTACATCGTGCTATCCTAGGTTCCTTCGAGCGGTTTATTGGTATTCTGATCGAACACTATGCAGGTGCTTTGCCGGTTTGGCTGAGTCCTGTTCAGGCGGTGTTACTGAATATTACCGATAAACAGGCAGATTTTTGCCAGAAAGTGAACGAAAAACTGCAAGAAGCAGGAATACGTTCACAGATAGACTTGAGAAACGAGAAGATCGGCTTTAAAATCCGCGAGCACACTTTACAGAAAGTCCCTTACCTCTTGGTAGTGGGCGATAAAGAAGTGGAATCCGGAACCGTAGCAGTGCGTACGCGCTCCGGTCAGGATCTAGGCAGTCTTCCCGTTGATGATCTGATTGAACTATTGAAATCAGACATCAGCCGCAAGTCGGCTCAAGAATAA
- the infC gene encoding translation initiation factor IF-3: MPPINENIRATELRLIAADGAQVGIVTIDQALELALASELDLVQISDSDPIVCKIMDYGKHQYELKKKANEAKKKQTQMQVKEVKFRPGTDEGDYQVKLRNLIRFLESGDKTKVTLRFRGREMAHQELGMQLLKRIEADLSEFGIVEQHPKMEGRQMVMVVAPKKK, encoded by the coding sequence TTGCCACCCATTAATGAAAATATCCGTGCAACTGAACTGCGTTTAATTGCTGCAGATGGTGCACAGGTTGGTATCGTAACGATTGATCAGGCGCTTGAGCTAGCTCTCGCGTCTGAACTTGACCTGGTTCAGATCTCTGATTCTGATCCCATAGTCTGTAAGATAATGGATTATGGTAAGCATCAGTATGAACTGAAGAAAAAAGCAAATGAGGCTAAGAAGAAACAGACTCAGATGCAGGTCAAGGAAGTGAAATTCCGTCCCGGTACGGATGAAGGGGATTATCAGGTAAAACTGCGCAACCTGATACGTTTCCTTGAAAGCGGAGACAAAACCAAGGTAACCCTTAGGTTCCGTGGTCGTGAGATGGCTCACCAGGAGCTGGGCATGCAATTGCTGAAGCGGATCGAAGCTGATCTGTCTGAATTCGGCATTGTAGAACAGCATCCAAAAATGGAAGGTCGTCAAATGGTCATGGTTGTTGCTCCGAAGAAGAAATAG
- the rpmI gene encoding 50S ribosomal protein L35, which translates to MPKIKTVRGAAKRFKKTANGIKHKQSFKSHILTKKSTKRKRQLRPMMQVHESDVKLVKRMLPTL; encoded by the coding sequence ATGCCAAAGATTAAAACTGTCCGCGGTGCGGCAAAGCGTTTCAAAAAAACTGCGAATGGCATCAAGCACAAGCAGTCCTTTAAAAGCCACATTCTGACCAAGAAGAGTACCAAGCGTAAGCGTCAGCTGCGCCCGATGATGCAGGTTCACGAGAGTGATGTGAAACTTGTTAAACGTATGCTCCCGACACTGTAA
- the rplT gene encoding 50S ribosomal protein L20, translating into MPRVKRGVVARRRHKKILKLAKGYYGARSRVFRVAKQAVIKAGQYAYRDRRQRKRQFRALWIARINAAARINGLSYSRFIAGLKKANIEIDRKVLADLAVNQQNAFAAVVEKAKVALA; encoded by the coding sequence ATGCCTCGCGTAAAACGTGGTGTTGTGGCGCGTCGTCGTCATAAGAAAATTCTGAAACTGGCCAAGGGTTACTATGGTGCCCGTAGCCGTGTATTCCGTGTAGCCAAACAGGCGGTTATCAAAGCCGGTCAGTATGCTTATCGTGACCGTCGTCAACGTAAGCGTCAGTTCCGTGCTCTGTGGATTGCCCGTATCAATGCGGCTGCACGTATTAATGGTCTGTCTTACAGCCGTTTCATTGCTGGTTTGAAAAAAGCCAACATCGAAATCGACCGTAAAGTGCTGGCTGACCTGGCTGTTAATCAGCAGAATGCCTTTGCTGCCGTGGTTGAAAAGGCCAAAGTAGCGCTGGCGTAA
- the pheS gene encoding phenylalanine--tRNA ligase subunit alpha: MENLAQLLEQGKQAVAQADNVRLLDEVRVQYLGKKGELTQLLKGLGKLSAEERPAAGAKINEAKEALQAELDQRRDTLEAEALSAKLAAEQIDVTLPGRGQGLGGMHPVTRTLERIEAFFGSIGFSVAEGPEVEDDYHNFEALNIPAHHPARAMHDTFYFDAHTLLRTHTSPVQVRTMETKQPPIRIICPGRVYRCDYDQTHSPMFHQVEGLLVDKNVSFADLKGTLEEFLREFFEEDVKVRFRPSYFPFTEPSIEVDIDRGDGKWLEVLGCGMVHPKVFEYSGIDPEVYTGFAFGMGVERLAMLRYGVNDLRLFFENDLRFLGQFS, from the coding sequence ATGGAAAATCTTGCACAACTGTTAGAACAGGGCAAGCAAGCTGTAGCACAGGCTGATAATGTCAGGCTGCTGGATGAGGTGCGCGTTCAGTACCTGGGTAAGAAAGGTGAGCTTACCCAGTTATTGAAAGGCCTGGGTAAACTGTCGGCTGAAGAGCGTCCTGCGGCAGGCGCAAAAATCAACGAAGCCAAGGAAGCCTTGCAGGCTGAACTGGATCAGCGTCGGGATACTCTGGAAGCTGAGGCTCTGAGTGCCAAGCTGGCGGCTGAACAGATCGATGTCACTCTGCCGGGCCGTGGTCAGGGTCTGGGTGGAATGCATCCGGTGACCCGTACTCTGGAGCGTATCGAAGCGTTCTTCGGTAGCATTGGCTTCAGTGTTGCTGAAGGTCCGGAAGTGGAAGATGACTACCACAACTTTGAGGCGCTGAATATTCCTGCGCATCATCCGGCACGTGCCATGCACGATACCTTCTATTTTGATGCCCACACCCTGTTGCGTACGCATACCTCACCTGTGCAGGTGCGCACCATGGAAACCAAGCAGCCACCGATCCGGATCATCTGTCCGGGCCGGGTGTACCGCTGCGACTATGACCAGACCCACTCACCCATGTTTCATCAGGTTGAGGGTTTGCTGGTCGACAAGAACGTCAGCTTTGCCGACCTGAAAGGTACGCTGGAAGAGTTTCTGCGGGAATTTTTCGAAGAGGATGTCAAAGTCCGCTTCCGTCCCTCCTATTTCCCCTTTACCGAGCCGTCTATTGAAGTGGATATAGATCGCGGTGATGGCAAGTGGCTGGAAGTGCTGGGCTGCGGCATGGTGCACCCGAAAGTATTTGAGTATTCCGGTATCGACCCCGAAGTCTACACCGGCTTTGCCTTTGGTATGGGGGTAGAGCGACTGGCGATGTTGCGTTATGGCGTGAATGACTTGCGCCTGTTCTTTGAAAATGACCTGCGCTTTTTAGGTCAGTTCAGTTAA
- the pheT gene encoding phenylalanine--tRNA ligase subunit beta, translating to MKFSEQWLREWVQPALATQALADQLSLAGLEVDDVSAVAGEFSGVVVAEIISAEQHPDADKLKLCQVSDGSETYQVVCGAANARAGLKTAFARVGANLPGDFRIKRAKLRGVESMGMLCAEDELGLSDDHAGIMELAVDAPVGADLRDYLNLNDSLIDVDLTPNRGDCLSIAGMAREVGVLNQVPVKPVTIEPVAAVIDDTFPVTLAAPDACPRYVGRVIRNINPGAETPLWMQEKLRRSGIRSIDPVVDVTNYILLELGQPMHAFDLQQLSDGITVRMAQAGETLVLLDETEVTLNPDTLLITDAKGPLAMAGIMGGDASGVTDKTRDIFLESAYFNPLSIVGRARNYGLHTDSSHRFERGVDWQLQRQAIERATALLLEIVGGEPGPVTEAVSETDLPVTPVVRLRDAKINAMLAMEMPSTTVEDILTRLGMTLSRKTEEAAWAVQVPSWRFDITLEVDLIEELARVYGYDNLPVRIPIAQLPLPPISEARVDLARVRRHLISRNYQEAITYSFIESGLSALFDPDTQPLALANPISAEMAVMRTTLWPGLIKAVQYNQNRQQSRIRLFETGQRFIPQGDTLVQENAIAGVITGGRDSEGWMAGKDKVDFFDIKGDVETLLALGGEADSFRFVAAQHPALHPGQSAKIERNGETLGYIGAMHPILLKKLDLNGPVYLFELKQDIVTAGRLPRYTPLSKFPEMRRDLSLLVDEHVSYDAIRDVVSSSAGDALKQVILFDLYQGQGIEAGRKSLALGLTWQHPSRTLTDEEINNSVSAVVVALTTHCGASLRD from the coding sequence ATGAAATTCAGTGAACAGTGGTTACGTGAATGGGTACAGCCCGCTTTGGCAACACAGGCGCTTGCCGATCAGTTGAGCCTGGCTGGTCTTGAAGTCGATGACGTCAGTGCCGTTGCAGGTGAGTTCAGCGGTGTGGTCGTGGCTGAAATCATCTCGGCAGAGCAACATCCGGATGCTGATAAACTCAAGCTTTGTCAAGTTAGCGATGGCAGCGAGACCTATCAGGTGGTGTGTGGCGCCGCCAATGCCCGTGCTGGCCTGAAAACGGCCTTTGCCCGTGTCGGCGCCAACTTACCCGGCGACTTCCGTATCAAGCGTGCCAAGCTGCGCGGTGTAGAATCCATGGGCATGCTCTGTGCCGAAGATGAGCTGGGCTTGTCTGACGATCATGCAGGTATCATGGAGCTGGCAGTTGATGCGCCGGTCGGTGCTGACCTGCGTGACTACCTGAATCTGAACGACAGCCTGATCGATGTCGATCTGACTCCAAACCGTGGCGATTGCCTGAGCATTGCCGGTATGGCCCGTGAAGTTGGTGTGCTCAATCAGGTGCCCGTTAAGCCGGTAACGATTGAACCGGTGGCGGCGGTAATTGACGATACCTTCCCGGTCACGCTCGCCGCGCCAGACGCCTGCCCACGTTATGTGGGTCGGGTGATCCGCAATATCAATCCTGGTGCTGAAACGCCGCTATGGATGCAGGAAAAACTGCGTCGCTCCGGTATTCGCAGTATCGATCCTGTGGTGGATGTGACCAACTATATCTTGTTGGAGCTGGGTCAGCCGATGCATGCGTTTGATCTGCAGCAGCTCAGCGATGGCATTACGGTGCGCATGGCTCAGGCGGGTGAAACCCTGGTGTTGCTGGATGAAACCGAGGTGACCCTCAATCCAGATACGCTGCTGATCACCGATGCCAAAGGGCCACTGGCCATGGCCGGTATCATGGGCGGTGATGCCAGTGGCGTGACCGATAAAACCCGCGATATCTTCCTGGAAAGCGCCTATTTCAACCCGCTGTCTATTGTTGGTCGGGCGCGTAATTACGGTTTGCATACTGACTCATCACATCGCTTTGAACGGGGTGTTGACTGGCAGTTACAACGCCAGGCCATCGAGCGCGCGACTGCCTTGTTGCTGGAGATCGTCGGTGGTGAACCCGGCCCTGTGACCGAGGCCGTGAGTGAAACTGATTTGCCCGTTACCCCAGTGGTACGCCTGCGAGATGCCAAAATCAATGCCATGTTGGCGATGGAGATGCCCAGTACCACGGTTGAGGATATTCTCACGCGTCTGGGCATGACCTTGAGCCGTAAAACGGAAGAGGCGGCCTGGGCTGTGCAGGTGCCTTCCTGGCGCTTTGATATCACCCTGGAAGTTGATCTGATCGAAGAGCTTGCTCGGGTGTATGGCTATGACAACTTACCGGTACGCATCCCTATCGCCCAGTTACCGCTGCCGCCTATCAGCGAAGCGCGTGTTGATCTGGCGCGAGTACGCCGCCACTTGATCAGTCGTAACTATCAGGAAGCCATTACTTACAGCTTCATTGAATCCGGTCTGTCAGCCCTGTTTGATCCGGATACCCAGCCGCTGGCGCTGGCAAACCCCATCTCAGCCGAAATGGCGGTGATGCGCACCACGCTCTGGCCAGGTCTGATTAAAGCGGTGCAGTATAACCAGAACCGTCAGCAGTCGCGTATTCGTCTGTTCGAGACGGGCCAGCGCTTCATCCCTCAGGGCGACACACTGGTGCAGGAAAATGCCATTGCCGGTGTTATTACCGGTGGACGTGATTCTGAAGGCTGGATGGCTGGAAAAGATAAAGTCGATTTTTTTGATATAAAAGGTGATGTTGAAACCCTGCTGGCGCTGGGAGGCGAGGCTGATAGCTTCCGTTTTGTGGCGGCGCAGCATCCGGCACTGCACCCAGGGCAGTCAGCCAAGATTGAGCGTAATGGCGAAACGCTGGGGTATATCGGCGCGATGCACCCGATTTTGTTGAAAAAACTAGACCTCAATGGTCCTGTTTATCTATTTGAATTAAAACAGGATATAGTCACAGCTGGACGTCTGCCACGCTATACGCCCTTGTCTAAATTCCCGGAAATGCGCCGTGACCTGTCATTGCTGGTGGACGAGCATGTCAGCTACGATGCTATTCGTGATGTGGTCTCCAGTTCAGCTGGCGATGCACTAAAACAGGTCATACTTTTTGACCTTTACCAGGGACAAGGCATTGAAGCAGGTAGAAAAAGTCTTGCTTTGGGCTTGACCTGGCAGCATCCTTCGCGCACTCTTACTGATGAAGAAATAAACAATAGCGTATCTGCTGTTGTGGTGGCACTGACAACACATTGCGGTGCATCGTTAAGAGATTAA
- the ihfA gene encoding integration host factor subunit alpha gives MGSLTKAEMAERLFDELGLNKREAKEMVESFFNEIRECLASNEQVKLSGFGNFDLRDKRQRPGRNPKTGEEVPISARRVVTFRPGQKLKERVDIYAGSRREES, from the coding sequence ATGGGCTCTTTGACTAAAGCCGAGATGGCTGAGCGTTTGTTCGACGAACTGGGTTTGAATAAGCGTGAAGCTAAAGAAATGGTGGAATCTTTTTTTAACGAAATACGTGAATGTCTGGCATCCAATGAGCAGGTAAAACTCTCCGGCTTCGGCAACTTTGACCTGCGTGACAAACGCCAGCGTCCAGGTCGTAACCCGAAAACAGGCGAGGAAGTGCCCATTTCGGCGCGCCGGGTAGTCACGTTCAGGCCAGGCCAGAAACTGAAGGAGCGCGTGGACATCTATGCCGGCAGCCGGAGAGAAGAATCCTGA
- a CDS encoding MerR family transcriptional regulator, which yields MPAAGEKNPELEPIPGKRYFTIGEAAKLCDLKPHVLRYWEQEFKQIQPVKRNNRRYYQRQDLLLIRQIRSLLYEQGFTITGARQWLSGDEANDDSARYQQLIRQTINELDEILKLLKSVK from the coding sequence ATGCCGGCAGCCGGAGAGAAGAATCCTGAGCTGGAACCCATTCCGGGCAAACGCTATTTTACCATCGGCGAGGCTGCAAAACTCTGCGACCTCAAGCCGCATGTATTGCGTTACTGGGAGCAGGAGTTCAAGCAGATACAGCCGGTCAAGCGCAATAACCGTCGCTATTATCAGCGTCAGGATCTATTGCTGATCCGCCAGATACGCAGTCTGCTTTACGAGCAGGGTTTTACTATTACTGGTGCCAGGCAATGGCTCAGTGGTGACGAAGCCAATGATGACTCTGCCCGCTACCAGCAGTTGATTCGCCAGACCATTAATGAGCTGGACGAAATACTTAAATTGTTAAAATCCGTTAAATAA